A section of the Roseivirga sp. BDSF3-8 genome encodes:
- a CDS encoding helix-turn-helix domain-containing protein, with the protein MAYNGYTDKKLEELIGAFVKHHRLQQNKSQQELADAADISRSTLSLLERGETGNTETLIRVLRVLDQLHIFSAFEVKEPISPIALAKLQQEKRKRARSQNKSDEAPDSDW; encoded by the coding sequence ATGGCTTACAACGGGTATACCGATAAAAAACTGGAAGAACTCATAGGGGCATTTGTAAAGCATCATCGCCTGCAACAAAACAAATCCCAGCAAGAGCTGGCCGATGCAGCCGATATAAGCCGCTCTACCCTTAGCCTGCTGGAGCGTGGCGAGACCGGCAATACCGAAACCCTCATTCGTGTACTTCGCGTACTGGATCAGCTTCATATCTTTTCTGCCTTTGAGGTAAAAGAACCCATTAGCCCTATCGCCCTGGCCAAATTACAGCAGGAAAAACGTAAGCGTGCCCGCAGCCAAAACAAGTCCGATGAAGCCCCTGATTCCGACTGGTAA
- a CDS encoding DinB family protein: MKINSHELLAELTALVNEHLERGEGLLQLPEETLNRKPDVTSWSTLECLEHMNLYGDHYLPEMKRQIGKSRHNPSPSYRPGWFGNWFAGMMQPKEKLNKMKTFKSKDPWGSTLDKGVVGRFIEQQKALLGILQEAKGADLGRVRVPMTIPLMRVKLGDTLRFFVNHNERHMRQVERVLIDIQKGHSLVK, from the coding sequence ATGAAGATCAACAGCCACGAATTGCTAGCGGAACTAACGGCCCTTGTGAATGAGCACCTTGAGCGGGGAGAGGGATTGCTCCAGCTACCTGAAGAAACGCTGAACCGTAAGCCGGACGTTACTAGTTGGAGTACGCTTGAGTGCCTGGAGCACATGAATCTGTACGGTGATCACTACCTGCCGGAAATGAAACGGCAGATCGGCAAGAGCAGGCATAACCCTTCTCCTTCCTACCGGCCGGGCTGGTTTGGCAACTGGTTTGCGGGTATGATGCAACCTAAAGAGAAACTGAATAAGATGAAGACCTTTAAAAGTAAGGACCCCTGGGGGAGCACGCTGGATAAGGGGGTGGTGGGGCGCTTCATTGAGCAGCAAAAGGCGCTACTGGGTATCCTGCAGGAAGCCAAGGGGGCCGATCTGGGCAGGGTGAGGGTGCCTATGACGATCCCGCTGATGAGGGTGAAGCTGGGCGATACGCTACGCTTCTTTGTGAACCACAATGAACGGCATATGCGACAGGTGGAGAGGGTGCTTATAGATATACAAAAAGGGCATAGTCTGGTGAAATAG
- a CDS encoding pinensin family lanthipeptide — MKKLSLKDLKVSSFITGSNVKGGTNQITMYGCESFKCGDSGFYSCGPSEAVSACVRNTMCVYQ; from the coding sequence ATGAAAAAGTTATCATTGAAAGACTTGAAGGTTTCCAGCTTTATAACTGGAAGTAATGTTAAAGGTGGTACCAATCAGATCACCATGTACGGATGTGAATCGTTTAAATGTGGTGATTCAGGGTTCTATAGTTGTGGTCCTTCAGAGGCAGTATCTGCCTGTGTAAGGAATACAATGTGTGTGTATCAATAA
- a CDS encoding PIN-like domain-containing protein encodes MDLSLKNYSKFQMPEQKEIKLWKEAYFIFDSSSLLNIYHIPISYIHEIEKIFKCISDRAWIPGHVEFEYLKNREHVLQEPIKKYDSIIEKLKNLNSIVEKEFKTTISNIIKETKNENKHPFIPSQSFNKLVDVIEKFKQDVESLSEPIYSEVESQTRAINDLLADDSYFKILQETFEVGQNYSFKKQLEIVKEGQYRYNNQIPPGYGDKNKKSGIQKYADLIIWKQILDFAKETNKPIILIIDDISKKDDWCHIDNRKRITHPNNDLIKEFMDYSEKDFWMYTLSDFIYKSQKHLATEIDITTIDDMVSNLYYSDNYIVYDCNSCKKRDIMTFDDISENLDLTDSQERGMGYETHYEYVVGFICEHCNNSLNINIEVVEYPEGNIDYIECRLEGGNTVREYFNIELRKEKEPEMCELCGEYPQYNGLPTCFNCDEKTAKADFD; translated from the coding sequence ATGGATTTATCTTTAAAAAACTATAGTAAATTTCAAATGCCTGAACAAAAAGAAATCAAATTATGGAAAGAGGCATATTTCATTTTCGACTCTTCGTCACTATTAAATATATATCATATACCAATAAGCTATATACATGAGATAGAGAAGATTTTTAAGTGCATATCAGACAGAGCTTGGATTCCAGGTCATGTAGAATTCGAGTATCTGAAAAATAGAGAGCATGTTTTACAAGAGCCAATTAAAAAATATGACTCTATAATTGAAAAATTAAAAAATCTAAATTCAATTGTAGAGAAGGAATTTAAAACGACAATTTCGAACATAATAAAAGAAACCAAAAATGAGAATAAACACCCTTTCATTCCTTCACAAAGCTTTAACAAACTAGTTGATGTAATTGAAAAATTCAAGCAAGATGTAGAGTCACTATCAGAACCAATTTACTCAGAAGTTGAGAGTCAAACTAGAGCCATCAATGATCTACTGGCAGATGACTCGTATTTTAAAATCCTTCAAGAAACTTTTGAAGTTGGTCAAAACTACAGTTTCAAAAAGCAATTAGAAATAGTTAAAGAAGGCCAATACCGCTACAATAATCAAATCCCTCCAGGTTATGGAGATAAAAACAAAAAATCAGGAATTCAAAAATATGCGGATTTAATCATATGGAAGCAAATTTTAGACTTCGCTAAAGAAACCAATAAACCTATTATACTAATAATAGATGACATAAGTAAAAAAGATGACTGGTGTCATATTGATAATAGAAAACGGATAACACATCCAAATAATGATCTTATTAAAGAGTTTATGGATTACTCAGAGAAGGATTTTTGGATGTATACATTGTCTGATTTTATATACAAATCACAAAAGCATCTTGCCACTGAAATAGACATTACTACAATTGATGATATGGTGAGTAATCTCTACTATAGTGACAACTATATAGTATATGATTGCAATAGCTGTAAGAAAAGAGATATCATGACGTTTGATGATATCTCAGAAAATTTAGATCTCACAGACTCTCAAGAAAGGGGCATGGGTTATGAAACACATTACGAATACGTAGTCGGTTTCATATGCGAACACTGTAACAACTCATTGAATATTAATATTGAGGTTGTAGAATATCCTGAAGGTAATATTGACTATATAGAATGTAGATTAGAGGGTGGAAATACTGTTAGAGAATATTTCAACATAGAGTTACGCAAAGAAAAAGAACCGGAAATGTGTGAACTATGTGGTGAGTACCCTCAATACAATGGATTACCAACATGCTTTAATTGTGACGAAAAAACAGCGAAAGCTGATTTTGATTAA
- a CDS encoding type II toxin-antitoxin system HipA family toxin — protein MITIATVKIWGRDAGAIAWQPDRGLATFEYAPSFVQTGWDLSPLKMPLKDGRRIYEFPELRKKPNDPYNTFKGLPGLLADVLPDRYGNQLINAWLARNGRPEDSMNPVETLCFIGQRGMGALEFEPAQFKAGTNTFSVEIDQLVDIARQMLEYREGFATELDDNHDEQAIREMLKIGTSAGGARPKAVIAYNEKSGEVRSGQTRVPKGFEHWLIKLDGVSDVQLGATQGYGRVEMAYYLMAKHCGIDIMPSTLLEENGRAHFMTKRFDREGADTKHHMQTFCAMKHFDYNEVTSYSYEQLFQTMRELKLTYPEAEQMYRRMVFNVLSRNCDDHTKNFAFLMKKDTARWTLAPAYDICHAYRPGSQWVSQHALSVNGKRQHITKADFLTVAEAMNIRKPEHIIQEVNDTVNQWEHFADEVEVLPDLKKAIKKTLVSV, from the coding sequence ATGATCACCATTGCAACCGTTAAAATATGGGGACGTGATGCCGGTGCTATCGCATGGCAGCCCGACCGGGGACTGGCTACCTTCGAGTATGCACCCTCCTTTGTCCAAACCGGCTGGGACCTTAGCCCTTTGAAAATGCCCCTTAAAGATGGGCGAAGAATCTATGAATTTCCCGAGCTTAGAAAAAAACCTAACGACCCCTATAATACCTTTAAGGGCCTGCCCGGCTTGCTCGCCGATGTACTGCCCGACCGCTACGGTAACCAGCTTATAAATGCCTGGCTCGCACGTAACGGTCGACCGGAAGATAGTATGAACCCCGTCGAAACCCTCTGCTTCATCGGCCAGCGCGGTATGGGGGCACTGGAGTTCGAACCCGCACAGTTTAAGGCAGGTACCAATACCTTTTCCGTAGAGATAGACCAACTGGTAGACATCGCGCGCCAGATGCTGGAGTACCGGGAGGGCTTTGCTACGGAACTGGATGATAACCATGATGAGCAGGCCATCCGCGAGATGCTGAAGATAGGCACCTCCGCCGGTGGGGCGCGACCCAAAGCCGTCATAGCCTATAATGAAAAGAGCGGCGAGGTACGCTCCGGACAGACCCGTGTACCCAAAGGCTTCGAGCACTGGCTCATAAAGCTGGACGGTGTAAGTGACGTGCAGCTCGGTGCCACCCAGGGCTACGGCCGTGTGGAGATGGCCTACTACCTCATGGCAAAGCACTGCGGTATAGACATCATGCCCAGCACCTTGCTGGAAGAGAATGGCCGCGCACACTTCATGACCAAGCGCTTCGACCGCGAAGGTGCGGACACCAAGCACCATATGCAAACCTTTTGCGCCATGAAGCACTTCGACTATAACGAAGTGACCAGCTACAGCTACGAGCAGCTCTTCCAGACCATGCGCGAACTAAAGCTCACCTACCCCGAGGCCGAGCAGATGTATCGCCGGATGGTATTTAATGTACTGTCCCGCAACTGTGACGACCATACCAAGAACTTCGCCTTCCTGATGAAAAAAGATACCGCCAGGTGGACCCTGGCCCCCGCCTACGACATCTGCCACGCCTACCGCCCAGGCAGCCAGTGGGTAAGCCAGCACGCCCTCAGCGTCAACGGCAAGCGGCAGCACATCACCAAAGCCGATTTCCTCACCGTAGCCGAAGCCATGAACATCCGCAAGCCGGAGCACATCATCCAGGAAGTAAACGATACCGTAAATCAGTGGGAGCACTTTGCGGATGAAGTGGAGGTACTACCTGACCTGAAGAAGGCAATAAAGAAAACGCTGGTATCTGTATGA
- a CDS encoding low specificity L-threonine aldolase encodes MNNRRDFLKTCSLSAFPLLMPVSGLAATLGSELATPEEDAGQSRINFIYDDISLSFSPADYIKKLEAINKENSIQPDIYGNGGVTQRLEEEFAAITGKEKAIYLPTGTMANQVALKLLSGDHTKVFVPENSHTYRDEADAAQTVHSKRLIPVGKGKPYFTAEDLQKEITYLQEGEVFRSGMGAVAIENPVRRENNTFVPLEVIKEVAAYCQSNGLKLHLDGARLHIASAYAKVPVAEYCSYFDTVYISLYKYLNATGGAILCGEAELIDQVAHQIKIFGGTAFHSWPHTAMALHYLKGIDERWQKVVESGEELIRALNGIEGVTISRIPNGTNAHRMALDDSIDLKKMATYLDTAHQINIGKADSEGIVGFTINESIHFRSMGELVRAFKDGVRAARV; translated from the coding sequence ATGAATAATAGAAGAGATTTTTTGAAGACATGTAGTCTCTCTGCGTTCCCCCTGCTTATGCCGGTAAGCGGACTGGCCGCCACGCTGGGTAGTGAACTGGCTACCCCTGAAGAAGATGCAGGACAAAGCAGGATCAATTTTATATATGATGATATCTCTCTGTCCTTTTCACCGGCAGATTATATTAAAAAGCTGGAAGCGATAAATAAAGAAAATAGTATACAGCCGGATATATACGGAAACGGTGGTGTGACCCAGCGGCTTGAGGAGGAGTTTGCTGCGATTACGGGTAAGGAGAAGGCGATATACCTGCCTACGGGCACTATGGCAAACCAGGTGGCTTTGAAGCTCCTGAGCGGGGACCATACGAAGGTCTTTGTACCGGAAAACAGCCATACTTACCGTGATGAGGCAGACGCGGCCCAGACGGTTCATAGTAAACGGCTGATCCCGGTGGGTAAAGGGAAGCCTTATTTTACGGCAGAGGACCTGCAAAAGGAGATAACTTACCTGCAGGAGGGGGAGGTGTTCAGAAGCGGCATGGGGGCAGTAGCTATTGAAAACCCGGTGAGGCGTGAAAATAATACGTTTGTGCCACTTGAGGTAATAAAAGAGGTGGCGGCCTACTGCCAGTCTAATGGCCTGAAACTGCACCTGGACGGTGCGCGCCTGCATATCGCTTCGGCCTACGCGAAGGTGCCGGTAGCGGAATACTGCTCGTACTTTGACACGGTGTATATTTCTCTATACAAATACCTGAATGCTACGGGCGGGGCGATCCTCTGCGGTGAGGCGGAACTCATAGACCAGGTAGCACACCAGATAAAGATATTTGGCGGCACGGCCTTTCATAGCTGGCCACATACGGCTATGGCGCTGCACTACCTGAAGGGAATAGATGAGCGCTGGCAAAAGGTAGTGGAGTCCGGCGAGGAGTTAATCCGGGCGCTGAATGGCATAGAGGGGGTTACGATAAGCCGTATTCCGAATGGTACTAACGCTCACAGGATGGCACTGGATGACTCAATCGACCTGAAGAAAATGGCCACCTACCTCGACACAGCACATCAGATAAATATTGGTAAGGCGGACAGTGAAGGCATTGTAGGCTTTACCATCAATGAGAGCATTCACTTCCGTAGTATGGGTGAACTGGTCCGGGCCTTTAAAGATGGGGTTAGGGCTGCAAGGGTGTAG
- a CDS encoding pinensin family lanthipeptide, with translation MKKLSLKDLKVSSFVTKASIKIKGGWTYNSCGLETVCIGCPHASGQDVETCGYSEAQTACQGPDTACIYH, from the coding sequence ATGAAAAAGCTATCATTGAAAGACCTGAAAGTTTCCAGCTTTGTCACCAAAGCAAGTATTAAGATAAAAGGTGGATGGACTTATAATTCATGTGGACTTGAAACAGTCTGCATTGGCTGTCCGCATGCATCAGGACAAGACGTAGAAACATGCGGCTATTCTGAGGCTCAAACAGCTTGTCAAGGCCCTGATACTGCTTGTATATACCACTAA
- a CDS encoding Crp/Fnr family transcriptional regulator, translated as MKPRGLDVLIAEIDRQHLWERDIRLKRNEFVATPGDLNTHLYVVVSGALRMYIMDDGVEHVVRFGYPLNLVGVLDCLMTGRPTQFYMQAIKKTELKAISQQAFERLIRSTPEMRTQYEAILKNLVHQQMEREMDLLTASPQARYRRVLARSPQLFNEVPHRHIASYLRMTPETLSRVKREVE; from the coding sequence ATGAAACCAAGGGGGCTTGATGTACTGATAGCGGAGATAGACCGCCAGCACTTGTGGGAGCGTGACATAAGGCTAAAGCGCAATGAGTTTGTGGCAACGCCGGGTGACCTGAATACGCACCTGTACGTGGTGGTGAGCGGGGCGCTGCGAATGTATATAATGGATGACGGTGTGGAACACGTTGTGCGCTTTGGCTACCCGCTCAACCTGGTGGGGGTGCTGGACTGCCTGATGACGGGCCGCCCGACACAGTTCTATATGCAGGCGATCAAAAAGACGGAGCTAAAGGCGATATCGCAGCAGGCTTTTGAGAGGCTTATACGCAGCACACCCGAGATGCGTACACAATATGAGGCTATACTGAAGAACCTTGTGCACCAGCAGATGGAGCGTGAAATGGATCTGCTGACGGCCTCTCCGCAGGCGCGCTACCGCCGGGTGCTGGCGAGAAGCCCGCAGCTATTTAATGAGGTGCCGCACCGGCACATTGCCTCATACCTGCGTATGACGCCGGAGACGCTGAGCCGGGTGAAAAGAGAGGTGGAGTGA